The following are from one region of the Flavobacteriaceae bacterium UJ101 genome:
- the pepE gene encoding dipeptidase E (Hydrolyzes dipeptides containing N-terminal aspartate residues. May play a role in allowing the cell to use peptide aspartate to spare carbon otherwise required for the synthesis of the aspartate family of amino acids; Belongs to the peptidase S51 family.; KEGG: cpi:Cpin_3280 dipeptidase E), with the protein MKNIILASTSTVYGGEYLDYILPTLKEHFTEVSEIIFIPYARPDGISLDAYTEKASQVFKTIGINIIGLHTFENKSKAIQEAQGIFTGGGNTFLLLKTLYELNLIPTLKQTVESGTPYLGTSAGSNLGGINIKNTNDMPIVYPPSFEALGVVPFNINPHYLDPIPGLKHNGETRETRIKEYLHQNTVPVVGLREGSWLEVKNETIYLRGSFSARIFESLENIYELETNSLIQF; encoded by the coding sequence ATGAAAAATATAATTCTGGCCAGTACTTCAACAGTTTATGGAGGAGAATACTTAGATTATATACTACCAACACTCAAAGAACATTTTACAGAAGTTTCAGAAATTATTTTTATACCTTATGCAAGACCCGATGGTATTTCATTGGATGCTTATACTGAAAAAGCCTCTCAGGTTTTTAAAACAATTGGCATTAATATTATAGGGCTTCATACCTTTGAAAATAAATCAAAAGCCATTCAAGAAGCTCAAGGAATTTTTACAGGAGGTGGAAACACTTTTTTATTACTCAAAACATTATACGAACTAAATCTTATACCTACTTTAAAACAAACAGTAGAATCAGGAACACCCTATTTAGGAACAAGTGCTGGAAGTAATCTTGGAGGAATAAATATTAAAAACACCAATGATATGCCTATTGTATACCCACCTAGTTTTGAAGCATTAGGAGTAGTTCCTTTTAATATAAATCCTCACTATCTAGATCCTATTCCAGGGTTAAAACATAATGGTGAAACACGCGAAACACGAATTAAAGAATATTTACATCAAAACACAGTACCCGTAGTAGGTTTAAGAGAAGGAAGTTGGTTAGAAGTTAAAAATGAAACCATTTATTTACGAGGATCTTTTTCGGCTAGAATATTTGAATCTTTAGAAAATATATACGAATTAGAAACCAATTCTTTAATTCAATTTTAG